From the Buchnera aphidicola (Ceratovacuna japonica) genome, one window contains:
- the glyQ gene encoding glycine--tRNA ligase subunit alpha produces MKKEKFFCLQEIIKIIKNFWEKNGCTIVPSLDIQVGAGTFHKETFFNSILSKKFSRIYLQACRRPTDSRNGKSKNRLQHYYQIQVVINPPPKDIQNKYISSLKKLKINPKIDDIRFVEDNWENKTIGASGIGWEVRINGIEITQFTYFQKIASLECNPSTVEITYGLERIAMHIQKKNNIYELIWNNKFKKKIKYKDIFLYNEIEQSIYNLKKSNIKEILYFFKKNIKESKRLILLKNPLIFPSYEHLLTSIHQFNLLEARKHFSITERYNYIYKIRNLSKLIAIKYCIKNNISYNKK; encoded by the coding sequence ATGAAAAAAGAAAAATTTTTTTGTTTACAAGAAATAATAAAGATTATTAAAAATTTTTGGGAAAAAAATGGATGTACTATAGTTCCATCATTAGATATACAAGTAGGAGCTGGTACATTTCATAAAGAAACTTTTTTTAATTCTATACTGTCAAAAAAATTTTCAAGAATATATTTACAAGCATGTAGAAGACCTACAGACAGTAGAAACGGAAAAAGTAAAAATAGATTGCAACATTATTATCAAATACAAGTAGTAATAAATCCTCCTCCTAAAGATATACAAAATAAATATATAAGTTCATTAAAAAAATTAAAAATAAATCCAAAAATTGATGATATAAGATTTGTAGAAGACAATTGGGAAAATAAAACAATAGGAGCATCAGGTATAGGATGGGAGGTTAGAATAAATGGTATAGAAATAACACAATTTACATATTTCCAAAAAATAGCAAGTTTAGAATGTAATCCATCTACTGTAGAAATAACATATGGATTAGAAAGAATTGCTATGCACATACAAAAAAAAAATAATATATACGAACTTATATGGAATAATAAATTTAAAAAAAAAATAAAATACAAAGATATATTTTTATATAATGAAATAGAACAAAGTATATATAATCTTAAAAAATCTAATATTAAAGAAATACTTTATTTTTTTAAAAAAAATATTAAAGAATCTAAAAGATTAATATTATTGAAGAACCCACTAATATTTCCATCTTATGAACATTTATTAACTTCTATACATCAATTCAATTTATTAGAAGCAAGAAAACATTTCTCTATTACTGAAAGATATAATTATATATATAAAATAAGAAATCTATCTAAATTAATAGCAATTAAATACTGTATAAAAAATAATATAAGTTATAATAAAAAATAA
- the apaH gene encoding bis(5'-nucleosyl)-tetraphosphatase (symmetrical) ApaH: protein MSTYFVGDIHGCFKQLKNLLKKVSFNFRNDILWVTGDLVAKGPDSIEVLKFLNKNKKSVRIVLGNHDLNLIRLYFESLLFPNKLNILENDYYNLKNLKSIIDWLRIQPIFRVNFKKRFVISHAGIPPKWDINLSKHYSSIIKKILSGEDYKKIFDILNMMFVNSCKWHDDLKKENKIKFAINGFTRMRYCIKKTYDLDLEYKKFPPKNSKKNLIPWFSIKNNIPKNFSIIFGHWSSLNGKGVPKNFYALDTGCCRGNKLTILRLEDKKKFHEYFY from the coding sequence ATGAGTACTTATTTTGTCGGTGATATACACGGATGTTTTAAACAATTAAAAAATTTGTTAAAAAAAGTTTCATTTAATTTTAGAAATGATATTTTATGGGTTACTGGAGATTTAGTTGCTAAAGGACCTGATTCTATAGAAGTTTTAAAATTTTTAAATAAAAACAAAAAATCTGTAAGAATAGTTTTAGGAAACCATGATTTAAATTTAATAAGATTATATTTTGAAAGTTTATTATTTCCTAATAAACTTAATATATTAGAAAATGATTATTATAACTTAAAAAATTTAAAAAGTATAATAGATTGGTTAAGAATTCAACCTATTTTTAGAGTAAATTTTAAAAAACGTTTTGTAATTTCTCATGCAGGAATACCTCCTAAATGGGATATAAATTTATCTAAACATTATTCTTCAATTATAAAAAAAATTTTAAGTGGAGAAGATTATAAAAAAATTTTTGATATTTTAAACATGATGTTTGTAAATAGTTGTAAATGGCATGATGATTTAAAAAAAGAAAATAAAATAAAATTTGCTATTAATGGTTTTACTAGAATGAGATATTGTATAAAAAAAACATATGATTTGGATTTAGAATATAAAAAATTTCCACCTAAAAATTCAAAAAAAAATTTAATTCCATGGTTTTCAATCAAAAATAATATTCCAAAAAATTTCAGTATAATATTTGGACATTGGTCTTCTTTAAATGGAAAAGGTGTACCAAAAAATTTTTATGCTTTAGATACTGGATGCTGTAGAGGCAATAAATTAACAATATTAAGATTAGAAGATAAAAAAAAGTTTCATGAATATTTTTATTAA
- the glyS gene encoding glycine--tRNA ligase subunit beta gives MKKNFILEIITEELPPRNIIIVIKSFYKNIVNELRKKFIKYNKIKWYTTSRRLSIEINRIKYEKKHILKYTKKIKNNNLEKKRKIFVKMQNDLKIIIFNSIKKLNLVKSMHWNDSKIKFIRPIRNVLCMLDDKKVDIKILNVKSKSYTLSHFFMKNNKKIYLNNANEYKKKIKKYGKVIIDAKERKKKILTEIKKKIKKIDINLSIKKKNIEEINNTVEWPKIYIGKFRSKFLKIYKKLIKYVVETIQKCLMIYSKFNNIKKYFIIISNISSKNPSRIILENQNVINERLRDIIFFLKLDNKKKLINNLKKLKKYIFHKKLGTFFEKTIRIKKVSCWISKKIKIKKKDVIKASLLSKCDLLTNMVFEFPEMQGYIGMKYAMKENEKKKIAYSIKEQYYPLFYNSKIPKYKISCAISIADKIDTITGLFIVGEKPNSKNDPFYIRKSTIGIIRILLEKKLIINIVKLIKKSIFSYSKYKTKMYIRKKIIKYFKKRMLSILKKHNFKKCFILSSIKTCKMIPIIIYKNTLEISNYKNIEILKNTYKRIKNITSKIKNLKNTKINKNIINNKIEKKLYSILKIFEKKTKNMIKDFNYKNIFYYINVICKITNLLFKKIFINDKNKKIRINRILILKKVNKQFNKIIIMKYFL, from the coding sequence TTGAAAAAAAATTTTATATTAGAAATAATAACTGAAGAATTGCCTCCTAGAAATATAATTATCGTTATTAAATCTTTTTACAAAAATATAGTTAACGAACTTAGAAAAAAATTTATAAAATATAATAAAATTAAATGGTATACAACATCTAGAAGATTATCTATAGAAATAAATAGAATAAAATATGAAAAAAAACATATTTTAAAATATACTAAAAAAATAAAAAATAATAACTTAGAAAAAAAAAGAAAAATTTTTGTTAAAATGCAAAATGATCTTAAAATAATAATATTTAATTCTATAAAAAAACTTAATTTAGTAAAATCTATGCATTGGAATGATTCAAAAATAAAATTTATAAGACCTATTAGAAATGTTTTATGTATGTTAGATGATAAAAAAGTTGATATAAAAATATTAAATGTAAAATCTAAAAGTTATACATTGAGTCATTTTTTTATGAAAAATAATAAAAAAATATATTTAAATAATGCAAATGAATATAAAAAGAAAATAAAAAAATATGGAAAAGTAATAATAGATGCAAAAGAAAGGAAAAAAAAAATATTAACAGAAATTAAAAAAAAAATAAAAAAAATAGATATAAATTTATCAATAAAAAAAAAAAATATAGAAGAAATAAATAATACAGTAGAATGGCCTAAAATATACATAGGAAAGTTCAGAAGCAAATTTCTAAAAATATATAAAAAATTAATAAAATATGTTGTAGAAACTATACAAAAATGTTTAATGATATATTCTAAATTTAATAATATAAAAAAATATTTTATAATAATATCTAACATATCTTCAAAAAATCCTAGTAGAATTATATTAGAAAACCAAAATGTTATAAACGAGAGACTTAGAGATATAATTTTTTTTTTAAAACTAGATAATAAAAAAAAATTAATAAATAACTTAAAAAAACTAAAAAAATACATTTTTCATAAAAAATTAGGAACGTTTTTTGAAAAAACTATTAGAATAAAAAAAGTATCATGTTGGATTTCTAAAAAAATAAAAATAAAAAAAAAAGATGTAATAAAAGCATCTTTATTATCTAAATGTGATTTATTAACAAATATGGTATTTGAATTTCCAGAGATGCAAGGATATATAGGTATGAAATATGCAATGAAAGAAAATGAAAAAAAGAAAATAGCATATTCTATAAAAGAACAATATTATCCTTTATTTTACAATTCTAAAATACCTAAATATAAAATTTCATGTGCTATATCTATAGCTGATAAAATAGATACTATAACAGGTTTATTTATAGTAGGAGAAAAACCTAATAGTAAAAATGATCCTTTTTATATTAGAAAAAGCACTATTGGAATAATAAGAATTCTGTTAGAAAAAAAATTAATAATTAATATTGTTAAACTAATAAAAAAGTCTATATTTTCATATTCAAAGTATAAAACAAAAATGTATATTAGAAAAAAAATAATAAAATACTTTAAAAAAAGAATGTTATCAATATTAAAAAAACATAATTTTAAAAAATGTTTCATTTTATCTTCTATCAAAACATGCAAAATGATACCAATAATAATATATAAAAATACTTTAGAAATATCTAATTATAAAAATATAGAAATTCTTAAAAATACATATAAGAGAATAAAAAATATAACTAGTAAAATAAAAAATTTAAAAAATACAAAAATAAATAAAAATATAATAAACAATAAAATAGAAAAAAAATTATATTCAATATTAAAAATATTCGAAAAAAAAACAAAAAATATGATAAAAGATTTTAATTATAAAAATATATTTTATTATATTAATGTAATTTGTAAAATTACTAATTTATTATTTAAAAAAATTTTTATAAATGATAAAAATAAAAAAATTAGAATAAATAGAATATTAATTCTTAAAAAAGTAAATAAACAATTTAACAAAATAATTATCATGAAATATTTTTTGTAA
- the dapB gene encoding 4-hydroxy-tetrahydrodipicolinate reductase, which translates to MENKKIKAAISGANGRMGKIIIKEILNRKDIILSILLIKNNDKNKKTNFIHKKNKIPICTSLKNQEKNFDVIIDFSEKKNTIKNIKYCIKHKKNIVIGTTGFDNKEEKFIKLSSKKICIVKSSNFSNGINLIYFMLEKITKKLYDKKIKIKEEHHKNKKDSPSGTSLEFKKIINKIMKKKVYINKKNKKKNIIFVSKRHGEVIGKHTIVFSDKNEKLEIKHKAKSRSIFAIGAIQSAIWCVNKKIGLFSMKNIINNK; encoded by the coding sequence ATGGAAAATAAAAAAATAAAAGCTGCAATTTCTGGAGCTAATGGAAGAATGGGTAAAATTATAATAAAAGAAATTTTGAATAGAAAAGACATAATTTTATCAATTTTGTTAATAAAAAATAATGATAAAAATAAAAAAACAAATTTCATACATAAAAAAAATAAAATACCTATATGTACATCCTTAAAAAATCAAGAAAAAAATTTTGATGTAATAATAGATTTTTCTGAAAAAAAAAATACTATAAAAAATATAAAGTATTGTATAAAACACAAAAAAAATATAGTTATTGGAACTACAGGGTTTGATAATAAAGAAGAAAAATTTATAAAATTATCTTCTAAAAAAATTTGTATAGTAAAATCTTCAAATTTTAGTAATGGAATAAACTTAATATATTTTATGTTAGAAAAAATCACAAAAAAATTATATGATAAAAAAATAAAAATAAAAGAAGAACATCATAAAAACAAAAAAGATTCTCCTTCAGGAACGTCTTTAGAATTTAAAAAAATAATAAATAAAATTATGAAAAAAAAAGTATATATAAATAAAAAGAATAAAAAAAAAAATATTATTTTTGTTTCTAAAAGACATGGTGAAGTTATAGGAAAACATACAATTGTTTTTTCAGACAAAAATGAAAAATTAGAAATAAAACATAAAGCAAAAAGTAGATCTATTTTTGCAATAGGAGCTATACAATCTGCAATATGGTGTGTTAATAAAAAAATCGGATTGTTTAGTATGAAAAACATAATTAACAATAAATAA
- the rsmA gene encoding 16S rRNA (adenine(1518)-N(6)/adenine(1519)-N(6)) -dimethyltransferase RsmA, which yields MNILFKKSFKSKKSFGQNFLIDDKIIKKILYCFNPKLENNVFEIGAGTGNLTKILCIYVKKMLVIEIDNSLCNFLKETVFKKRINIFNEDILKFNFKKKLKKYFPIRIIGNLPYNISINIIFYCIKFLKKIKDIHFMLQYEVAKKISAKVGSKFYGKLSIFLQCYFKIKILFEIYPKSFYPSPKVKSCFVKLFPINNFFYNNVNKKHFKYIVSTAFSKRRKILKNSLFNIFDDNAFVKLNIDSSLRAQNITITEYCKLTRYFSKKYY from the coding sequence ATGAATATATTATTTAAAAAAAGTTTTAAATCAAAAAAATCTTTTGGGCAAAATTTTTTAATAGATGATAAAATTATTAAAAAAATTTTATATTGTTTTAATCCTAAATTAGAAAATAATGTTTTTGAAATAGGAGCTGGTACAGGAAATTTAACAAAAATTTTATGTATTTATGTAAAAAAAATGTTAGTTATAGAAATTGATAATAGTTTATGTAATTTTTTAAAAGAAACTGTTTTTAAAAAAAGAATTAATATTTTTAACGAAGACATATTAAAATTTAATTTTAAAAAAAAATTAAAGAAATATTTTCCAATAAGAATAATAGGAAATTTACCTTATAATATTTCTATTAACATAATTTTTTATTGTATAAAATTTTTAAAAAAAATAAAAGATATTCATTTTATGCTTCAATATGAAGTTGCAAAAAAAATTTCAGCTAAAGTAGGTAGTAAATTTTATGGAAAATTGAGTATCTTTTTACAATGTTATTTTAAAATAAAAATTCTATTTGAAATATATCCTAAATCATTCTATCCTTCTCCTAAAGTAAAATCTTGCTTTGTAAAACTATTCCCTATAAACAATTTTTTTTATAATAATGTTAACAAAAAACATTTTAAATACATAGTATCTACTGCTTTTTCTAAGAGAAGAAAAATTCTAAAAAATAGCTTATTTAACATATTTGATGATAATGCGTTTGTAAAATTAAATATTGATTCTTCTTTAAGAGCACAAAATATAACAATAACAGAATATTGTAAATTAACAAGATATTTTTCAAAAAAATATTATTAA
- the nfo gene encoding deoxyribonuclease IV: MVKYIGAHFSCLNSLDLVFEEAYKINANAVSFFVKSPRKWFSKNLDSKVIKKFKYNMKKYNFTYDQILPHAGYLINFCNPDKKKNILSKKSFLFEIKICNKLGIRYINVHPGNYIKKDNIKKCFKIASNTINEIFCETKNISIVLENTAGMGTSIGYSFEQLYELINLINDTSRIGICIDTCHLFSYGYDISKIEKIKKIFFEFDKLIGFKYLKGIHLNDSAGNLGSKIDRHENLGFGKIGNDIFSFVIKNKIFDNIPIILETKRKTLRKNEIIFLRSFF, translated from the coding sequence ATGGTTAAATATATTGGAGCACATTTTAGTTGTTTAAATAGTTTAGATTTAGTTTTTGAAGAAGCTTACAAAATAAACGCTAATGCAGTATCATTTTTTGTTAAAAGCCCTAGAAAATGGTTTTCTAAAAATTTAGATAGTAAAGTTATAAAAAAATTTAAATATAATATGAAAAAATATAATTTTACATATGATCAAATATTACCTCATGCTGGATATTTAATAAATTTTTGTAATCCTGATAAAAAAAAAAATATTTTATCAAAAAAATCGTTTTTATTTGAAATAAAAATTTGTAATAAATTAGGAATACGTTATATTAATGTACATCCTGGAAATTATATAAAAAAAGATAATATAAAAAAATGTTTTAAAATAGCTTCTAATACAATAAATGAAATATTTTGTGAGACAAAAAATATTTCCATAGTATTAGAAAATACTGCAGGTATGGGTACAAGTATAGGATATAGTTTTGAACAATTATATGAGCTAATAAATTTAATAAATGATACTTCTAGAATTGGAATTTGTATAGATACATGCCATTTATTTTCTTATGGATATGATATAAGTAAAATAGAAAAAATAAAAAAAATATTTTTTGAATTTGACAAATTAATAGGATTTAAATATTTAAAAGGAATACATTTAAATGACTCTGCAGGTAATTTGGGAAGCAAAATTGACAGACATGAAAATTTAGGTTTTGGTAAAATAGGAAATGATATTTTTTCTTTTGTAATAAAAAATAAAATATTTGATAATATTCCAATTATATTGGAGACTAAAAGAAAAACTCTTAGAAAAAATGAAATAATTTTTTTAAGATCTTTTTTTTAA
- the carB gene encoding carbamoyl-phosphate synthase large subunit — protein sequence MPKRKDISTILIIGSGPIIIGQACEFDYSGTQSCKAIKEEGFKVVLINSNPATIMTDPNIADITYIEPIHWKIIKNIIKKEKPNAILPTMGGQTALNCVMKLYKKKILSKYNVEIIGVSINAINNSESRKLFRKSMKEINLSTAKSKIANNIVDAKKVLKNIGFPCIIRSSFTMGGSGSGIAKNIKEFEKICKIGLESSPIGQLQIDQCLLGWKEFEIEIIKDSNENCIVICSIENLDPMGIHTGDSITIAPAQTLTDKEYQYMRNKSILILKKIGIKSGGANVQFALNPVNGKIVVIEVNPRVSRSSALASKATGYPIARIVSKLSIGYTLDELKNDITKKNVSLSFEPSIDYIVTKIPKFNFEKFKNCNDRLTTQMKSVGEIMSIGRTFKESLQKGLCSLENDTNGFIKIMKKYDEKKIKYELEVAGPNRILYIAEAIRFGLSLEKIFNLTKIDKWFLHQIFEIVQLEKKIKKIKINNINPKLFRFIKKNGFSDSMISNLTNIKEKFIRKIRKKYNIYPVYKRIDMCSAEFPAKTTYMYSTWEDECEANPTKEKKKILIIGSGPNRIGQGIEFDYCCVHASIALKEIDFETIMVNCNPETVSTDYNISNKLYFEPITIEYILNIIRIEKPLGVLIQYGGQTPLKLSYELHKEKVKIIGTNIKSIKKTENRKEFKKIIKKLKLRQPKNSIVTNIQKALKESKKIKYPIIVRPSYVIGGKNMQIIYNDESLKKHFKKFYKKNNKIPILLDHYIKDAIEIDVDAICDKKNVFIAGILEHIEKAGIHSGDSACVLPTYTIKENIKKEIRKQVKKISIYLKIKGMINIQFAINKKKIYILEVNPRASRTIPFISKAIGIPLAKVAAKVMCGISLKKQKITNEIIPKYFFIKESIFPFNKFCEANYILGPEMKSTGEIMGIGKYFSEAFSKIILSHKTNINKIKNVFIYIKSSYKNKIFKISKKLEKLDFIIHTTKENSNFLNKKNIKTYFKNKKYKKIKNIIYNIKNKKYDYIICIKQNKKEETKNFYRIIKNAIKYNIYFDTTIRLAEATILSLKRNPYKRIISLQKLHKKEYM from the coding sequence ATGCCTAAAAGAAAAGATATAAGTACTATACTAATAATAGGATCAGGTCCTATTATAATAGGTCAAGCTTGTGAATTTGACTATTCAGGAACTCAATCTTGTAAAGCTATAAAAGAAGAAGGATTTAAAGTAGTTTTAATAAACTCTAATCCTGCAACTATTATGACAGATCCTAACATAGCAGATATAACATATATAGAACCTATACATTGGAAAATAATAAAAAATATAATAAAAAAAGAAAAGCCAAATGCAATACTTCCAACTATGGGTGGTCAAACAGCTCTAAATTGTGTTATGAAATTATATAAAAAAAAAATATTATCTAAATATAATGTAGAAATTATTGGGGTATCTATAAATGCTATAAACAATTCAGAAAGCAGAAAATTATTTAGAAAATCTATGAAAGAAATAAATTTATCTACTGCTAAATCTAAAATAGCTAACAACATAGTTGATGCTAAAAAAGTTTTAAAAAATATAGGGTTCCCTTGTATAATAAGATCATCTTTTACAATGGGTGGAAGTGGAAGTGGAATAGCAAAAAATATAAAAGAATTTGAAAAAATTTGTAAAATAGGTTTAGAATCTTCTCCTATAGGGCAACTACAAATAGATCAATGTCTATTAGGATGGAAGGAATTTGAAATAGAAATTATAAAAGATTCTAATGAAAACTGTATAGTAATATGTTCTATAGAAAATTTAGACCCAATGGGAATACATACAGGAGATTCTATAACAATAGCTCCAGCTCAAACTCTAACTGATAAAGAATATCAGTATATGAGAAATAAATCTATATTAATATTAAAAAAAATAGGAATAAAATCTGGAGGAGCTAATGTACAATTTGCATTAAATCCAGTAAATGGAAAAATAGTAGTTATAGAAGTTAATCCAAGAGTATCTAGATCTTCTGCTTTAGCATCAAAAGCAACTGGATATCCTATAGCAAGAATAGTATCTAAATTATCTATAGGATATACTTTAGATGAATTGAAAAATGATATAACAAAAAAAAATGTATCATTATCATTTGAACCTTCTATAGATTATATAGTTACTAAAATACCAAAATTTAATTTTGAAAAATTTAAAAATTGTAATGACAGACTTACCACACAGATGAAATCTGTAGGTGAAATAATGTCAATAGGAAGAACGTTTAAAGAATCTTTACAAAAAGGACTATGTAGTTTAGAAAATGATACAAACGGTTTCATAAAAATTATGAAAAAGTATGATGAAAAAAAAATAAAATATGAGCTAGAAGTTGCTGGTCCAAATAGAATTTTATATATAGCAGAAGCTATAAGATTTGGATTAAGTTTAGAAAAAATTTTTAATTTAACTAAAATTGATAAATGGTTTTTACATCAAATTTTTGAAATAGTACAACTAGAAAAAAAAATAAAAAAAATAAAAATAAATAATATAAATCCAAAATTATTTAGATTTATAAAAAAAAATGGATTTTCAGATTCCATGATATCTAATTTAACTAATATTAAAGAAAAATTTATTAGAAAGATTAGAAAAAAATACAATATATATCCTGTATACAAAAGAATAGATATGTGTTCAGCAGAATTTCCAGCAAAAACTACATATATGTATTCTACTTGGGAAGATGAATGTGAAGCAAATCCAACTAAAGAAAAGAAAAAAATTTTAATAATAGGAAGTGGTCCTAATAGAATAGGCCAAGGAATAGAATTTGATTATTGTTGTGTTCATGCGTCTATCGCTTTAAAAGAAATAGATTTCGAAACTATTATGGTAAACTGCAATCCAGAAACTGTATCTACTGACTATAATATTTCTAACAAACTATATTTTGAACCTATAACTATAGAATATATATTAAATATTATAAGAATAGAAAAACCTTTAGGTGTGTTAATACAATATGGAGGCCAAACACCATTAAAACTATCTTATGAACTACATAAAGAAAAAGTAAAAATTATTGGAACAAATATAAAAAGTATAAAGAAAACAGAAAATAGAAAAGAATTTAAAAAAATAATAAAGAAACTAAAATTAAGGCAACCAAAAAATTCTATAGTAACTAATATACAAAAAGCATTAAAAGAATCTAAAAAAATAAAATATCCAATTATAGTAAGACCTTCTTATGTAATAGGAGGAAAAAATATGCAAATAATATATAATGATGAATCTTTAAAAAAACACTTCAAAAAATTTTATAAAAAAAATAATAAAATTCCTATTTTGTTAGATCATTATATAAAAGATGCAATAGAAATAGATGTAGATGCAATATGTGATAAAAAAAATGTTTTTATAGCTGGTATATTAGAACATATAGAAAAAGCTGGAATACATTCAGGAGATTCGGCTTGTGTATTACCAACTTATACAATAAAAGAAAACATAAAAAAAGAAATAAGGAAACAAGTAAAAAAAATTTCTATATATTTAAAAATAAAAGGAATGATAAATATACAATTTGCAATAAATAAAAAAAAAATATATATATTAGAAGTAAATCCTAGAGCTTCTAGAACAATACCATTCATATCCAAAGCTATAGGAATACCATTAGCAAAAGTAGCAGCTAAAGTAATGTGTGGAATTTCTTTAAAAAAACAAAAAATAACAAATGAAATAATCCCAAAATATTTTTTCATAAAAGAATCAATATTTCCATTTAATAAATTTTGTGAAGCTAATTATATATTAGGTCCTGAAATGAAATCTACAGGAGAAATAATGGGAATAGGGAAATATTTTTCAGAAGCATTTTCAAAAATAATATTATCTCATAAAACTAATATAAATAAAATAAAAAATGTATTTATATATATAAAAAGCTCTTATAAAAATAAAATATTTAAAATATCTAAAAAATTGGAAAAGTTAGATTTTATAATACATACTACAAAAGAAAATAGTAATTTTTTAAATAAAAAAAATATAAAAACATATTTTAAAAATAAAAAATATAAAAAAATAAAAAATATTATATACAATATAAAAAATAAAAAATATGACTATATAATTTGTATTAAACAAAATAAAAAAGAAGAAACAAAAAATTTTTATAGAATAATAAAAAATGCAATAAAATATAATATTTATTTTGATACTACAATTAGACTAGCTGAAGCTACAATTTTATCATTAAAAAGAAATCCATATAAAAGAATTATTTCATTACAAAAACTTCATAAAAAAGAATATATGTAA
- the carA gene encoding glutamine-hydrolyzing carbamoyl-phosphate synthase small subunit has translation MEKKYEKAVLLLENNEIFTGKLAGNKKFCIGEIVFNTSMTGYQEIITDPSYLNQIVLLTFPHIGNTGINFEDNESNNIHLNGLILKDIYDNPNHYKYKKKFKKFLKEKKITAIYDIDTRKLTKILRNIGTQIGCIFLDKKKNYKLAKKKIIQFKSFLKKKKSKKISTKKIYVWKKPKYIKNVNKKNKNKKINLIVYDYGVKHSILNIFSSLNCKIIVVPSKTKVKKILKYNPDGILFSNGPGNPYEYKKELKIVKEILLTTKIPILGICLGHQLLSLSAGLEINKMKFGHHGSNHPIKDLKSKKIFITSQNHNFSVLKNSDKKNIKITHISLLDKTIQGISIRKRNAIGFQGHPEGSPGPNDAKKILINFLKIMKKYNRQRTKNA, from the coding sequence ATGGAAAAAAAATATGAAAAAGCAGTATTGCTATTAGAAAACAATGAGATTTTTACAGGAAAATTAGCTGGAAATAAAAAATTTTGCATTGGAGAAATAGTTTTTAATACTTCTATGACAGGATACCAAGAAATAATTACTGACCCTTCATATCTTAATCAAATAGTTCTTCTAACTTTCCCTCATATAGGTAATACTGGTATAAATTTTGAAGATAATGAGTCTAATAATATACATTTAAATGGTTTGATATTAAAAGATATATATGATAATCCAAATCATTATAAATATAAAAAAAAATTTAAAAAATTTTTAAAAGAAAAAAAAATAACTGCAATATATGATATAGATACAAGAAAATTAACAAAAATATTAAGAAACATAGGAACACAAATAGGATGTATTTTTTTAGATAAAAAAAAAAATTATAAATTAGCTAAAAAAAAAATTATACAGTTTAAATCTTTTCTAAAAAAAAAAAAAAGTAAAAAAATATCTACAAAAAAAATATATGTATGGAAAAAACCAAAATATATAAAAAATGTTAATAAGAAAAATAAAAATAAAAAAATTAATTTAATAGTATATGATTATGGAGTTAAACATAGTATTTTAAATATATTCTCAAGTTTAAACTGTAAAATAATAGTAGTACCATCAAAAACTAAAGTTAAAAAAATATTAAAATATAATCCAGATGGAATATTATTTTCTAATGGACCGGGAAATCCTTATGAATATAAAAAAGAACTTAAAATAGTAAAGGAAATACTATTAACTACAAAAATACCAATATTAGGTATATGCTTAGGCCATCAATTACTGTCTTTATCTGCAGGTTTAGAAATAAATAAAATGAAATTTGGTCATCATGGTTCTAATCATCCCATAAAAGATCTAAAAAGTAAAAAAATATTTATAACATCTCAAAATCATAACTTTTCAGTTTTAAAAAACTCAGATAAAAAAAATATAAAAATAACACATATTTCATTACTAGACAAAACTATACAAGGAATATCTATAAGAAAAAGAAATGCAATAGGATTTCAAGGTCATCCAGAAGGAAGCCCGGGTCCAAACGATGCAAAAAAAATATTGATAAATTTTTTAAAAATTATGAAAAAATATAACAGACAGAGAACTAAAAATGCCTAA